A region from the Toxotes jaculatrix isolate fToxJac2 chromosome 2, fToxJac2.pri, whole genome shotgun sequence genome encodes:
- the LOC121190668 gene encoding uncharacterized protein LOC121190668 isoform X3, protein MSEEQAVVTGADNPPGNGRPVSPAPSDVSMKSDRSKGEPLNFSNVIPGPPGNGRPVSPAPSNVSMRSDRSKGEPLNFSNVTPSPPGNGRPVSPAPSNVSMKSDRSKGEPLNFSNVTPSSSGNGRPASPAPSDISMKSDRSMGEPLNFSNVIPGPPGNGRPVSPAPSDVSMRSDRSKGEPLNFSNVTPGPPGNGRPVSPAPSDVSMKSDRSKGEPLNFSNVTPSPPGNGRPVSPAPSDVSMRSDRSKGEPLNFSNVTPSPPGNGRPVSPAPSDVSMKSDRSKGEPLNFSNVTPSSSGNGRPASPAPSNISMKSDRSRGEPLNNTEPSPVQPQRPQPSSANTKSSQSEDDPLNRNKHSEKDAKQKLRDHLKERILSQYEEKLKKHKIDTELYEIKSVRDKEDEEKLVKSYNEIFKASEKERTVLMKGVPGIGKTFQTRRFMVDWAKGNSNKDIDLIVSFHFSELNSKGVESMEDLLNHFFSDAKQQRLPTFDKCKVAFVLDGLEECQLPLNLNNQDLTNIKDKASMDVLLTNLIKGNLLPFARLWIISQPSGVDKIPPEYIQKVTECREKDTKQKLRKHLKERILSHYEEELRKHETDTELYEIKSDKDKEDEEKLVKNYNEIFKASEKERTVLMKGVPGIGKTFQTRRFMVDWAKGNSNQDIDLIVSFHFSELNSKGVQSMEDLLNHFFSNSKQRGLPTFDKCKVAFVLDGLEERQLALDFENNQDLTDIKEKASMDVLLTNLIKGSLLPSARLWIISQPSGVDKIPPEYIQKVTECREGTKRREKLVSDLKEKFRNEYTHVGDINHPNQKNTEHIIRNVSTGEVNDEEKHGKTVSNSVTQVNAISDIFKEGRGQKIRTVLTKGETEIGKSFHVRKFIKEWAENEKHSGFWNMVTSLSILWSKPSVEEVLFPLDFSKLVMIKEEVSLVGLLNHLFEETQKSVISDYAHFKVLFVLDGLDTDQLPLDFEKSDILTDVRQPASVGVLLTNLIKGNLLPSARLWITSRTSPPERLPDSSFDRVTEIREKPDLASQRKLKSHLKEQFTRVSEGIDKQKTSALLNEIYTDLYIIEGERGEVNAQHESRQVQEAKFKPVREETPIKYHDIFKPASAENKPIRSVLTIGVAGIGKTFASMKYMLDWAEGTANENIYYTFPLPFRELNLRKENEHSLEELIHQFFPLMKTSEIKDYDKYQILIVLDGLDECRLDLNFSESMDWTDVREKTSVNVLLANLIKGNLLPKAQIWITSRPAASNNLPADKVDRVTEVRGFSDDQKEEYFRKRFSDKDLAAIILSHVKKSRSLYIMCHIPVFCWITSKVLEDFVSRNQEEGMPKTLTDMYIHFLLLQCRQANVKYGGEETSDSSETDSCLNTWNKDTILSLGKLAFDELEKGNPLFTEENLKECGIDIEKTAVFSGLFTRITREGCGLYQNNFFCFVHLSIQEFLAAFHVTYTFNNKGENLLTKPASGADLPASNIYKTAVDKALESKNGDWDLFLRFLLGLSLETNQNLLQELLQKTEYNKQRNKETVEYIKGKISEEISDADKNLNLFHCLNELNDHSLVKEVKKYLQSETQSFENFSASQWSALTYVLLISDEKLDVFDLKKYLKSEKVLLGMLPVVKVSKTTLLSWCELSEESCKGLTSSVLSSASSNLMELDLSHNDLLDSGVELLADGLKSLHCKLEILKLSGCQVTEKGCAALASALKSNTASHLKQLDLSYNHPGDKGERMLCALTEDPNAKLNTLSLDHGGAHRLKPGLKKYGADLKFDENTVSRRLVLSEGNKTVKTVKKVEEKVVRPENDDRFKRTQVFCDEGLKGLCYWEVEWRGTVGIAVSYRDVSRKWDSSGGLGCNKNSWSLICSKDGYTARHGNKSKDIKKPLCQKIALLLDWEAGTLRYYSVTTGKLSLIHTFHAKFTKPLFPGFWFKKGSVTLCELD, encoded by the exons ATGTCGGAGGAACAGGCCGTGGTCACAGGAGCTGACAA TCCACCTGGGAATGGAAGACCAGTCTCTCCTGCACCCAGCGATGTTTCCATGAAAAGTGACAGGTCCAAGGGAGAGCCCCTCAACTTCAGTAACGTAATACCAGG TCCACCTGGGAATGGAAGACCAGTCTCTCCTGCACCCAGCAACGTTTCCATGAGAAGTGACAGGTCCAAGGGAGAGCCCCTCAACTTCAGTAACGTAACACCAAG TCCACCTGGGAATGGAAGACCAGTCTCTCCTGCACCCAGCAATGTTTCAATGAAAAGTGACCGGTCCAAGGGAGAACCCCTCAACTTCAGTAACGTAACACCAAG TTCATCTGGGAATGGAAGACCAGCCTCTCCTGCACCCAGCGATATTTCCATGAAAAGTGACAGGTCCATGGGAGAACCCCTCAACTTCAGTAACGTAATACCAGG TCCACCTGGGAATGGAAGACCAGTCTCTCCTGCACCCAGCGACGTTTCCATGAGAAGTGACAGGTCCAAGGGAGAGCCCCTCAACTTCAGTAATGTAACACCAGG TCCACCTGGGAATGGAAGACCAGTCTCTCCTGCACCCAGCGATGTTTCAATGAAAAGTGACCGGTCCAAGGGAGAACCCCTCAACTTCAGTAACGTAACACCAAG TCCACCTGGGAATGGAAGACCAGTCTCTCCTGCACCCAGCGACGTTTCCATGAGAAGTGACAGGTCCAAGGGAGAGCCCCTCAACTTCAGTAATGTAACACCAAG TCCACCTGGGAATGGAAGACCAGTCTCTCCTGCACCCAGCGATGTTTCAATGAAAAGTGACCGGTCCAAGGGAGAACCCCTCAACTTCAGTAACGTAACACCAAG TTCATCTGGGAATGGAAGACCAGCCTCTCCTGCACCCAGCAATATTTCCATGAAAAGTGACAGGTCCAGGGGAGAACCCCTCAACAATACTGAGCCAAG cccTGTCCAGCCACAAAGACCACAGCCCAGCAGTGCTAACACAAAAAGCAGCCAGTCTGAGGATGATCCTCTCAACCGCAACAAACATTCAG AGAAAGATGCCAAACAGAAACTGAGAGATCACCTGAAGGAGAGAATCCTCAGTCAATatgaagagaaactgaaaaaacataAGATTGACACAGAACTCTACGAGATAAAATCTGTCAGAGACaaggaagatgaagaaaaacttGTTAAAAGCtacaatgaaatatttaaagctTCAGAGAAAGAGCGAACAGTGCTAATGAAGGGAGTGCCTGGTATtgggaaaacatttcaaacaaggAGGTTCATGGTTGACTGGGCAAAAGGAAACTCCAACAAAGACATAGACTTGATcgtgtcatttcatttcagtgagcTGAATTCAAAAGGAGTTGAAAGCATGGAAGATCTGCTTAATCATTTCTTCAGTGATGCCAAACAACAAAGACTTCCCACCTTTGACAAGTGTAAAGTAGCTTTTGTCCTTGATGGCCTGGAAGAATGTCAGCTTCCTCTTAACTTAAATAACCAGGACCTGACTAATATAAAAGACAAAGCCTCcatggatgtgctgctgacaaacctcatcaagGGGAATTTGCTTCCCTTTGCTCGTCTCTGGATCATCTCTCAACCCTCAGGAGTTGACAAGATTCCTCCTGAATATATCCAGAAAGTGACAGAATGTCGAG AGAAAGACACCaaacagaaactgagaaaacaCCTGAAGGAGAGAATCCTCAGTCATTATGAAGAGGAACTGAGAAAACATGAGACTGACACAGAACTCTACGAGATAAAATCTGACAAAGACaaggaagatgaagaaaaacttGTTAAAAACtacaatgaaatatttaaagctTCAGAGAAAGAGCGAACAGTGCTAATGAAGGGAGTGCCTGGTATtgggaaaacatttcaaacaaggAGGTTCATGGTTGACTGGGCAAAAGGAAACTCCAACCAAGACATAGACTTGATcgtgtcatttcatttcagtgagcTGAATTCAAAAGGAGTTCAAAGCATGGAAGATCTGCTTAATCATTTCTTCAGTAATTCCAAACAACGAGGACTTCCCACCTTTGACAAGTGTAAAGTAGCTTTTGTCCTTGATGGTCTGGAAGAACGTCAGCTTGCTCTAGACTTTGAAAATAACCAGGACCTGACtgatataaaagaaaaagcctccatggatgtgctgctgacaaacctcatcaagGGGAGtttgcttccctctgctcgtcTCTGGATCATCTCTCAACCCTCAGGAGTTGACAAGATTCCTCCTGAATATATCCAGAAAGTGACAGAATGTCGAG AGGGCACAAAGCGCCGGGAGAAGCTGGTATCAGACCTGAAGGAAAAATTTCGTAATGAATATACTCACGTTGGAGACATCAATCATCCTaaccagaaaaacacagaacacatcaTTAGAAATGTCAGCACTGGTGAGGTCAACGACGAAGAGAAACATGGGAAGACTGTGTCAAATTCAGTGACACAAGTGAATGCAATATCAGATATCTTCAAAGAAGGAAGAGGACAAAAGATCAGAACTGTGCTCACTAAGGGAGAAACTGAGATTGGAAAATCTTTCCATGTGAGGAAATTCATTAAAGAGTGggctgaaaatgagaaacattcAGGTTTCTGGAATATGGTCACCAGCTTATCCATCTTATGGAGCAAACCCAGTGTTGAAGAAGTTTTATTTCCACTTGACTTCTCCAAGCTTGTTATGATAAAAGAGGAAGTCAGTTTGGTGGGACTTCTTAATCATTTGTTTGAGGAAACCCAAAAATCTGTAATATCTGACTATGCACACTTCAAAGTTTTATTTGTCTTGGATGGATTGGACACTGACCAACTTCCTCTTGACTTTGAGAAGAGCGACATCTTGACGGATGTCAGACAGCCAGCCTCAGTGGGCGTGCTACTGACCAACCTCATCAAAGGAAACCTGCTCCCTTCTGCCCGGCTCTGGATCACCTCCCGAACTTCACCTCCTGAACGGCTGCCTGATAGCTCATTTGATAGGGTGACAGAAATACGAG AGAAGCCTGATCTTGCAAGTCAACGGAAACTCAAATCTCATCTGAAGGAACAATTTACCCGGGTGTCTGAGGGGATCGATAAGCAGAAAACCTCTGCTCTTTTGAATGAGATCTACACAGATCTCTACATCatagagggggagaggggagaggttAATGCTCAGCATGAGTCAAGACAGGTGCAGGAAGCGAAATTCAAGCCAGTGAGAGAAGAAACACCCATTAAATACCATGACATCTTCAAACCTGCATCTGCTGAAAATAAACCCATTAGATCTGTGCTAACAATCGGAGTAGCAGGAAttggaaaaacatttgcatCAATGAAGTACATGCTGGACTGGGCGGAGGGCACGGCCAATGAAAACATATATTATACATTTCCACTTCCTTTCAGGGAGTTGAATTTGAGAAAAGAGAACGAACACAGTCTCGAAGAACTTATTCATCAGTTCTTCCCTCTTATGAAGACATCAGAAATAAAGGACTATGACAAGTACCAAATTCTGATTGTCCTGGATGGCCTTGATGAATGTCGTCTTGATCTTAACTTCAGTGAAAGTATGGATTGGACAGACGTGAGAGAGAAAACCTCAGTAAATGTTCTGCTAGCAAACCTCATCAAAGGAAACTTGCTTCCCAAAGCTCAAATTTGGATCACCTCCCGACCTGCAGCTTCCAATAATCTCCCCGCTGATAAAGTTGACCGGGTTACTGAGGTACGAGGATTCAGTGATgaccagaaggaggagtacttcaggaagagatTCAGTGACAAGGATTTGGCCGCGATAATCTTGTCACATGTCAAGAAATCAAGGAGCCTTTACATCATGTGTCACATCCCAGTTTTCTGTTGGATCACTTCAAAAGTTCTAGAAGACTTTGTGAGCCGAAACCAAGAGGAGGGgatgcccaagaccctgacagACATGTACATACACTTTCTTTTGCTGCAGTGCAGACAGGCTAATGTAAAGTATGGTGGAGAGGAGACAAGTGACAGTTCTGAGACAGATTCATGCTTGAATACATGGAACAAAGACACAATCCTATCtttgggaaaactggcttttgatgAGCTGGAGAAAGGAAACCCTCTCTTCACTGAAGAAAACTTGAAAGAGTGCGGCATTGACATAGAAAAAACTGCAGTCTTTTCAGGGTTATTCACTCGGATCACACGAGAAGGTTGTGGGCTTTACCAGAATAACTTTTTCTGCTTTGTCCATCTGAGCATTCAAGAGTTTCTGGCAGCGTTTCATGTCACTTACACATTCAATAACAAAGGTGAAAATCTACTGACCAAACCCGCTTCAGGTGCAGACTTGCCTGCATCAAACATCTACAAGACAGCAGTGGACAAGGCTTTAGAAAGCAAAAATGGAGACTGGGATCTGTTTCTCCGCTTCCTGCTTGGTCTCTCTCTGGAGACTAATCAAAACCTACTGCAAGAGCTGCTGCAAAAGACAGAATATAACAAGCAGAGAAACAAGGAAACAGTTGAGTACATCAAAGGGAAGATCAGTGAAGAGATCAGTGATGCAGATAAAAACCTCAACCTTTTCCACTGTTTGAATGAGCTGAATGACCACTCTCTTGTGAAAGAAGTCAAAAAGTACCTGCAATCAGAAACACAGTCCTTCGAAAATTTCTCTGCCTCCCAGTGGTCAGCTCTGACTTATGTGCTGCTGATATCAGATGAGAAACTTGATGTGTTTGATCTGAAAAAGTACCTGAAATCAGAGAAAGTTCTTCTGGGAATGTTGCCGGTGGTCAAAGTCTCCAAAACGACTTT gctgagttgGTGTGAGCTCTCCGAGGAGTCCTGTAAAGGTCTAACATCCTCAGTCCTCAGTTCCGCATCCTCAAATCTCATGGAGCTGGACCTGAGTCATAATGACCTGCTGGATTCAGGTGTGGAGCTACTTGCTGATGGCCTGAAGAGTCTACACTGTAAACTGGAGATTCTGAA GCTGTCAGGTTGTCAGGTGACAGAGAAAGGCTGCGCTGCCCTGGCCTCAGCTCTCAAGTCCAACACGGCTTCCCATCTGAAACAGTTGGATCTGAGTTACAATCACCCAGGAGACAAAGGGGAGAGGATGCTCTGTGCTCTAACTGAAGACCCAAATGCGAAGCTGAACACACTGAG TTTGGACCATGGTGGAGCCCATAGGTTAAAGCCAGGACTGAAGaaat aTGGTGCAGATCTGAAGTTTGATGAAAACACTGTAAGCAGGAGGCTTGTTCTTTCTGAAGggaacaaaacagtaaaaactgtaaaGAAAGTGGAGGAGAAAGTTGTAAGACCTGAAAACGATGACAGGTTTAAGAGGACTCAGGTGTTTTGTGATGAGGGCCTGAAAGGCCTCTGCTACTGGGAGGTGGAGTGGAGAGGGACGGTTGGTATCGCAGTGTCATATAGAGATGTGAGTAGAAAGTGGGACAGTAGTGGTGGCCTAGGATGCAACAAAAACTCCTGGAGTCTGATCTGCTCAAAGGATGGATACACTGCCAGGCATGGAAACAAATCCAAAGATATTAAGAAGCCCCTTTGCCAAAAAATAGCACTGCTTCTGGA